The sequence gtggtggtgatgattcATTTAACACCTTCTTCAGCGAGACTGGTGCAGGAAAGCATGTCCCCCGTGCTGTGTTTGTGGATCTGGAACCTGCAGTGATAGGTAAATACAGTCAGCAGTGTTGTATTGCTTTGTAAGACACATGCCATGGGAACTGGCACAACTGTCAGGCTGGAATGTTGGTCTGAGGTTCCTATTTTCTGTTTGTTATGCCTTAAACATTCTAAATGCTTTAAATTCTCTCTGTACAAAGCTTACCCCAAGTATGTAATCATTACTCTTCTTCCAAGCAATGCATAAGATTTTCTGCTTTTTCATTACCTCTAGACAAGGCACCTCAATTAAAAAGAAGTACTTCAAAGTTGGAAGAATTTCCAAGACATTAAACACTTTGCTGACATATTGTTTCATGGGTAAAGCATCTACAGGCACCAGCAGCCTTTTCGGATTTACTGGATACTATACATCCTGAGAGTTCTCTAAGCACCTTGCTATTGTGCATTAAAAATATTCTGTATGCTCTGTGgctttgcattttgttttccttcaaCAGTAACCGCACTCGTGGAAACCAACATGACTGAGTTGACGACTTGTGATACTTGCTAGTGTCTCTCTTCTGCAATTCTTTCTCaatcccctttcctccccccatcAGCATCCTCCTCTTAGCTTGGCTAGCATCTTCCAGCTACTGTTTCCTCTTGACTTTTTCCAATCTCTTTATAAAATTACTTATGCACTTTGTGACTGCCCAATGCCCACCGCCCCTTTTGCTGTCGTCCTCTGTTTCTCACTTTGACTCTTCAGTCCATGATTCTTGTGCATGCCTTGCAGTGCTAATGCAAAAAGGTCTGGCAAAGACTGTGCTTTAAACCAGTGCAGATATCTCCTAGCAAGTCCATTTCATTTGgtgcttctgtttttgttttttcgaAAAAAGTTTTCCCTTAAATATCAGATTGCTAGGTTACAAATGATGTTGGGTAAATTGTCTTACAGATCTGCACCAATAAGTAAGGTAACTGTCCCTTCAGATCTCTCATGGTGTcataagctttttttaaaaataaaaaaatcatagtcatagaatcatagaatatcagggttggaaggaagtaatctagtccaacctcctgctcaaagcaggaccaatctgaTTTAACTTTTTAGGTTAAAAGCAGAATATATGCAAAAACAGCAGGCAACTTCATCTGGAGTTAATTATAAAACCCAATATTACTTTCTCCCTGTCTGGCTTTAATTAAACTCTGTGATATCTCATTACCATACATTCTAGAATTGCTAAAGCCAAATGGGATAGCAAGTGCTGTGCTGAACATTCCTGCTGCCAAACCACAAAGTGCAGGGTGAGTTTTACGTccatacagattttttttccagatggtGGAAGATCTTGGCTTCCAAAAAAGCTTCTCTGTCCTTGGCTAGTGAGATGGTAGGATGTTCTCAGGTAGGCACACACAGGACCTCGTGACATCTAGGACTGAATAGCAACTAGGACAATCCAGTTCTTTGAGTGTTAAGCTGTATAAATATTCCACAGTTGGTGATTGCTCATTCAGTGTGCTCACATTGGAGAATTTTCTAGTCAggagtcagagtaacagccgtgttagtctgtattcgcaaaaagaaaaggaggacttgtggcaccttagagactaaccaatttattagagcataagctttcgtgagctacagctcacttcttcagatgcatatcgtgtcTTTTGGGGCAGTCCAAGTGCTCTTCCTCTCATGTGCTCGCAAGGGTATAAAGGGTTGAACAACTCTGCGACACCCAGTTTCTTCTCTGCAGCCTGTGGTACCTGAAGAGATCTGCACCAACAGTATTTAACCTTCACTTAGGCATTGTAGTTACGGTGAGGTCTGTGGGGGGAAAAGAAGGTCTTCCCACCCCAAGGGTGCCAACAGTACCCCCGGACTTTAACTGCTCATCGTGCAAGGTAGTTATCCCTGTGAATATTTTCTTGGTTGCACCAACCTGCTTTGACACTGACCAGGCAGCAGATTTGACTCTGTGCCTGAGGACAGCATTCAATTCATTCTAGGATCATTGCCTTCCCTTCCTTTTGGCAACCATCAGGGTTATTTCCATCAACCTTGGTCCATCGTCACCTCAGAGTGTTGGGTATTGGAGGTGGTCCAAAAAAAGCTATGCTGTTCAGTTCCTATCCTCTCCCTGTCCCTCCTTAGGGACCCCTCCCTTAGACAGAAATGCAGTCCCTTTTTTGCAGTGGGCTCTATAGAGGCAGTAGAGAGGAGAGAAGTTCTATTCAAGGTACTACTTCATCCCCCAAGAAGACAAGGAGCCTTCGCTGAATACCAGCCTCAAATGCCTGAACACTTATGTCAAGAAATGCAAGTTCAAGATGGTCTCCCTCACATCAGTCATCCCATCCCTATATCAGGAGAACTCTTGACCTCAGGGATATGTGTTTTCACATCATGTGTCTGGTGCTCAAGCACTTTCCAAGGTTTGTGTTGGACAGCAATCACTACCAATACCAAGTTTTGCCTTTTGGGCTCTCAGTGGTGCTCCACATATTTATGAAGTGCCTTGCAGTGGTGGCCTACCTTGGATGCACTGACATCCAGATGGTCTTGTGCTTAAGCAAGTGGCTGGTCATGGCCACTAAATCTCAGGTCTGAACCAACATCCTGTCCATTCTCCAGCTGTTTGCACATCTAGGCCTGCTGGGGAATGAGAAGAAATCCACATTAACACCTGTATGGCACATAAAATTCATTGGGACCATATAGCCTCTCCATGGAGTAACTGCCTAACTACCACTTGACAGGTTCTGGATGGTGCATGATCTCTAGTCCCACCTATGGTCCCAACTCCTGATGCACCTAAGATCCTGCCTTGAGCTGCTGGGTCTTATGGCAGCACCTACATTCTTTGCCCTGCCCACAAAACACTCTGCTTCCAGAGACTTTATGCAGTCCTAGGTCTACTGGCTGGATCTCCCTCAGGTAGTCCTCCAGTCTCTAGATTCACAAGATCCCCAGTTCACTTTCAAGGGCCTGGGGGAGATTGTAATCCCATGCAGTATCTTTGAGGACCATATTGTATTAAGCTAATGAATTGCTGTGGATCAGGGATTTTATGCAACTTTTGATGGAGGGTTACCATAGTACCTCCAGGAACCAAAAACAGTAGAGGTTACTAAGTTGAATCACTTAAGTTGTAAACACATCCAGAGAGGTCTACCcactggttcaaactgggttgTCCAGacaccaacagacaaagaaaacacTTTTGATATAAAAAGCTTAAACTGACTTAGGGCTGACTTTCTGTTAGCAAATAGAGGCCCTTCTGCCCAAAGGGGGGCCCCAACTGTTACAGAAGGGTTGGAAGACTTTGACCAGCTAGGACCCCGTAAGATGGATGGGTACCTCCTGATCTGTTCACAATATGcttaaatctgtttgttttctctgtaatgcttttaccttaagaataaatgtcttTGTTTAGAAAGAGTTGtatggtaacttgtaactgttgGCACTTGTAACACTGTTCATAGCCCATGGAGAGCTATTTAATATctgtatcaatgacctgaaaggaaatattaaaatcatcactgaccaagtttgcagatgacccaaaaattgaggGAGTCGTGAATAAAGAGGTCAtcgattcagagtgatctagattaCTTGGTAAAGTGGGTGCAAGCAAACTGggtttttaatatggctaaatgtaaatgtatccatCTATGAACAAAGAATGTGGCCCATCCTTGCAGgatgggggactttatcctgggaaaaacagactctgaaaaagaatttgggggtcattgtggataatcagctgaacacgagctcccagtgtGGCGCTGTGGCCGAAGGGGCTAATGTGTTCCTGGGGTGCATAAACATGGGAATCTTGAGCAAGAGTAGTTACATTACTTTATTTCTGCATTCGACAACTGCTAAGGATTGAAAACATGCCTATAGTGAGTCTCAAGGAACTCAACCTATTTAGCTGAGCAAAGTGAAGgtcaaggggtgacttgattagtctgtaagtatctaaatggggaacaaatatttaataatgcctcttcaatccagcagagaaagTTCTAAtgtttcaatttccagccattggatctagACTAATTCAGTCTGGAAATGAGGCCTaaacttttaacagtgaaagtaattaatgATTGGAACAATGTACAAAGGGTTGTGATGGCTTCTCCCTCATTGACAAtccttaaatcaagattggcgGTTTTTCTAGAAATCTACTCTTAAGAACTACTTTGCGGAAGTTTCCTGAACTTAGAATCTCAGCATCCTAGACTTCTTCCGAAGGTGTTGTCAGAATCCACATCAGTGAGGTCCTGTACCTACCTGTGTTCTTCTCCAAATCTCATGCTGGCAGAGAGGAGTATAGGCTGCACCCACTGAACATGCACAGAGCCATATTGTTCTACCTGGACAGGATGAAATCCTTCCAGAAGTCTCCCAGGTTGTTTCTGGCTTACACAGAAAGAATCAAAGGATGGGCTGTATTTACACAGGATATCAAAATGTGCaacagcagaaaaggacctggcaAAGTACAAGTCCACTCCACCAGGGACCAGTCCACCTCTGTAGCCTCTCTAGCAAACTTGCCAGTCCAGGATATTTGAAAAGCAGTGACCTGGTTGTCTGTACGCATTTTAGCAAAGCACTACACATTGGTGCAAGCAGCCAGGGGTGATGGACGatcgtgttagtctgtgttcttTAGGGGAAAAATAGTGGGCTATCACACAAGGAAGAGTTTACTTACCTGCACAGTATTGGGTGCTCTATGAGGTGTTTGGTCTGGACACCTATTCCATGGCCCATTCGCCATCCCTGCTACTTTGGAGTCCTGATGTCATTGGCTCTTGTGAAAGAACTGGTGTTGGGGTGATTCTGCCCATCATGCCCTTGTGAAGCACACCAGGAAGGAAGGGTGCATGCACCAATCCAAGTATACTGACTAGAACAGTCTCTGGCACTTGTGCACTGGACATGTGCTCGCCAACTGCAGAACAGTCCACATCTCAAACATCAGTTACTGTATGGGTAAGTGTCCCCACTTCTAACTCCTCTTCCAAGTGACACGCAGATTGCTGTGAAGAATGATGACTAGTACTACAATCAACATGCTTTTTCATACTGCCAAAGGCAAGGTCTTACATCTAGTAAAAAAAGACGGAGGACTGCATCCTGGACAGAGACTATTGAGTAGAAGTAGAGGTGATGATATAGCATTGGTGAGACCACAACTGAAATTTTGTGTCTAGTTCTAggatccatattttaaaaatgatgtagaaaaattggaaggGGCTCAGAAGAGCTTTGAAAACattgggaggaagagagggacagaAAGTTGAAATGACTTGCTCCTGGTTGATAAGTAAACTGCATAGGGAGAAGATTGCCTTTGTTAGTTTGAAGAATAAGATTAAATGGCTAAGGTTAATCTAGGGAAAAAATAATTAGAATAAGATGCAGATTGATAGCCATTTGGTAACCAACCATTTGAAGGAATTATCTTAGGAAGTGGTAAATgatcatttagggccagatttttcaaggtaGTTTAGCACCTGGAGTGATCTTCAAAAGCGCCTGCGCATGCTTAATTCTCTTCTGGCTCCACTGTGCGTTCAGGTACTCTGGGGCGCTCTCTGcacctgtaggtgcctaaataactttaaaaatcatgggttttttaaaattccttaaaTAGAAATTGGAAGTTTTTTCCAAATATAGCCCAGGAACTTGTGGTTGAATTAGACATTTGATGTATATTTATGTAGTAGGAAAAGCGCTTTCTCCACTGCAGGAATCCTAGGAGAAAGTCTGCCCGCATAACATAGGCCAGAATCGGCCTAGATGATCATTGTGTTACACCTTTTGGCTTTagaaatctatgaatttataaaATCTGGAAAATTGCTGCTTTAAATCAAAGTATTTATGAAACACAAGTTGTTTGTATAGTTTAATATTTGCCTGTGCCAGAGTGGTATTAAGGCCAAAAAATTCAAACTTGCATGTATGTTATGCCTGCAATTCCTTGATACCTAAATAGGCAACTTGATTTTCTTAGATGTTAAACATCCACTGAACCTAGTAGGCATCCTGGGTATCTTCTAGCAATGCATCTCTAAAGCCAAGCCATTTTTGTTGAGCTGTCTCGAGGTGGATTTGGGTGCCTTATTTAAGCATGTGAGCTTGAAAACTTTTGTCTAAACCAAAACTAATTTACTATAAACTCATGCACAATACTCCCTTTCCAGATGAAGTACGGAATGGGACATACAAGCAGCTTTTCCACCCTGAACAACTGATTTCTGGCAAGGAGGATGCTGCTAATAATTATGCTCGAGGTCATTACACTGTTGGGAAAGAGATAATTGACCTTGTTCTGGAGCGTACCAGGAAGCTGGTAAGTTCCAGTTTTTCTGCGCTGAAGATGTTCTCTTTTAAAGAACTTTCTACATTGTGGTTTGTGAGGTTTGGAAATTAATCTAGTTAAGTGCTCTGAGATGTGTGGGGCTCAGAATTCAGCACTGTAGTCTGTTGGGTGATGTACAAATGGAAAAGCTATGAAGTCAAATTCTGCTGTTTTCTTCAGCCATGTGAAAATGGACTACTCTGATCAGAGGAAAATCTAAGACACCTTGTGACTCCTCTTGGACTACAATTGAACCAGCACCATCAACTTGCCTAAAAAAAGTTTGTGTCAAGTTTCTGACAAACCCACAAAGGCCAGGGCTGAGGTCTATCCACATAGCAGTCTGGTTTGCATTGTTATTGATGGGAAGGGACCAGTCCTTAGCTGCAGCCACTGCAGGGTTTTAGCCTCCACTCCTGAATTCTTGCTTTTGTGGGCTGAAGTCTGATCTTCATGttcagtgtaaaaagaaaaggagtacttgtggcaccttagagactaacaaatttatttgagcataagctttcgtgatgcttTCACGATACATTCTGTCATGTTccttacagctcacttcattggatgcattcagtggaaaatacagtggagagatttatatacatagagaacatgaaacaatgggtgttaccatacacacactTTCCTTCTAACTTCATACTTTTTTATGAACAAAAATACAAAGTGGGAGAGAAACTATGACCATGCTGTGAGGTCTGAGGCTCCCTCAGTCTACGCACCATGTGGTGAACTAGCTGAGGTGAAGTCCAAGTTTATTTTCTAGCTTCTTTTaggggtagaatcatagaatatcagggttggaagggactttaggaggtcatctagtccaaccccctgctcaaagcaggaccaatccccaattttttccccagatccctaattagcaccctcaaggattgaactcacaaccctgggtttagcaggccaatgctcaaaccactgagctagggtAGTTAGCATGTGCTTTGCATAGTCTGTTATGGATACAGAATGCTCTTGCCAGTGCATAGAATTTCCCTCTGGTTTGGTAATATGCCATGTGTGGTGAAAGTTTCTCTCTACAGTATCCCCAGCTGCTTTTTGAGCCCTTGGAGTCCTTGCTCTAAACATTCAATCTAAATTAGGGATGAAGTGCCAGGGAAGTCTTTGTAAACAGTCTTTTGTGTGCACTCTAACAGACTTAACTCAATACATTCTGTCATGTTCCTTTTTCTCTTGCAAACTGTCCATGCTTGTTAATTGGTCCTGGGAGTCATTGTTGACCCCTATGTGACCCTACACCCTTGAGACGAACGTGCAGTATTAATCTTTTAACAGCTCGGAAAGATCTGAACTAGAGCTTCCTTGAATAGTCCAATATGTTGCaattcacttcattggattcaaCAGCCTCATGACATTTTCTGGGAATAAGCAGGGCTTAAATACACCACTTATCACACTGGAACTTAGGATAGTAGTAGGCAGTTCTAGATCTGTACAGAACATCAAACAAATTGTTTATAAATAGTAAAATATAAGTGGATTGGTTTTTGGCTGATTCTAGACACTGTTGCTGTGCAGGGTCAATGGCTATTTGCTTAACTgacactaagaaaaggagtacaaatAAATCGGTtacgtctctaaggtgccacaagtactccttttctttttgcgaatacagactagcacggctgctactcagaaacctgACACTAAGAAGCTGACAAATCCAGCTGTGTATGTCACTGAGGTAAAAAGGGTGTAAATAGGTCTTGGGAAATATGGTGCCACTGAAGTGGGGTGAGGTAGATCTGTATGAAGATACTCTCAGTAAAGGGATGTCCACGAATACTATAAGCCAGTTTGTTTTTTGGCTTCTGGGGAGGAGGGTTGTCCTGACTAATACCCTCATGGATAGATAACTTTTTTCTTGGAGCTTGAGAAGGGTTTTCACACATCTTTGAATTCATAAGAGCTGAGCAGATGTGTGAGCTCCTTGGGAAGAATGTTTTGTTTgctggggttgtttttttttggattCTAAATGTTCAGACCTGCCCACTTAaaaggtttttctttctttcaggcTGACCAGTGCACTGGTTTGCAGGGCTTCCTGATTTTCCACAGttttgggggaggcactggctcAGGCTTTACTTCACTGCTGATGGAGCGCCTCTCAGTCGACTATGGAAAAAAATCCAAGTTAGAATTTGCAATCTATCCTGCACCCCAGGTCTCCACAGCGGTTGTCGAGCCATACAACTCCATTTTGACTACCCATACCACTCTGGAGCATTCCGACTGTGCCTTTATGGTTGACAATGAGGCCATTTATGACATTTGCCGTAGGAACCTGGACATTGAACGCCCTACCTACACCAACCTTAATCGCCTCATTGGTCAGATAGTGTCTTCCATTACTGCCTCCCTCAGATTTGATGGTGCCTTAAATGTGGATCTGACAGAATTTCAGACTAATCTGGTGCCTTACCCCCGTATTCACTTCCCATTGGTAACCTACTCCCCGATTATTTCAGCAGAGAAAGCCTACCATGAGCAGCTCTCTGTGTCTGAGATCACCAATGCTTGCTTTGAGCCATCCAATCAGATGGTGAAGTGTGATCCTCGCCATGGCAAGTATATGGCCTGCTGCATGTTGTACCGTGGTGATGTTGTCCCCAAGGATGTCAATGCTGCTATTGCCGCTATCAAAACCAAGCGCACAATCCAATTTGTTGACTGGTGTCCTACTGGTTTTAAGGCAAGTCTCTTACAGCTGCTAAATAATTGCACAACAAAGGAGTGAAAAGCCATTGTATATCAATGGCTTATTAAAATGTATTCCTAAAACTGTGGTGTAGGTATCTAGTGGGCTTTATAAATACCTTATGGGTGAGAGCTTGCATTTGTTTGTGTGCAGAGCTCTTTAGACAGTTATGAAGTAAAATTAATGTCCTGCTTTTACTATTGTGGTCAGTAACTAATCACAGCCATCACCAAACCCTACAGGAAAACTAAGTGTGTTCTCCTCTTTTCCAGGTTGGAATAAATTATCAGCCGCCAACAGTTGTTCCTGGCGGTGACCTAGCCAAAGTTCAGCGTGCAGTCTGCATGCTCAGCAACACCACAGCCATTGCTGAAGCATGGGCCCGTCTGGACCACAAGTTCGACTTGATGTATGCCAAACGTGCCTTTGTTCACTGGTAtgtgggagaagggatggaggaaggagAATTCTCAGAGGCTCGGGAAGACTTGGCTGCACTTGAGAAGGATTATGAAGAAGTGGGCACAGACTCAATTGATGGAGAGGATGAAGGCGAGGAATATTAAATTTCAAAAGTGAAATGCTAAGTCTTTCCCATTTTACTGCTTTTACCTCAGTGTAAATGGGAAACCTCTCATGAATGTAAATccattgtgggttttttgtttttttaagtattcCATACCAACCTGCTTAGAATAAACCTTTTTAATCAGGACTATTTGCTATCCTTTAACTTTGCAACAACTGACTCATTCCACCATATATAAATGAATAGCCAAAGTTCTACATATTAATATCTGTATCTGAGTGACAAGCACGTTTTTAATTATGAAAATGACAGTCCAAGTGCCTTATACAATTTACCAGAACAacttccagaacttcattccttcTAATAAAGGaatggaatagccttccaaggggagcagtggaggcaaaacaCATATTtgacttcaagactaagcttgataagtttatggaggggatggtatgatgggatagcctaattttggcaattaattgatctttgactattagcagtaaatatgcccaatggcctgtgatgggacactaggatagggtgggatctgagttactacagagaattctttcctgggtgtctggctggtgagtcttgcccacatgctctgggtttagctgatcgccatatttggggttgggaaggatttttcctccagggcagattggcagaggccctggggggttttcaccttcctctgcagtgtggggcacaggtcactcgCTGCagaattctctgcaccttgaagtctttaaaccacgacttgaggacttcaatagctcagacataggtttggggtttgttacaggagtgggtgggtgagattctgtggcctgtgttgtgcaggaggtcagactagactatcataatgctcccttctgaccttaaagtctatatcTGTGGTGCCAGTTCAGGTGCAAATGGTCCATATTTGCCTTTTGTACATTTCAATTAATAGGTTCTCTAAGACGAAACTTCACTCTGAAAAATCACGTAGATTGGCGCTTCGTAGCTTGCAGAATAGCCTCTTAATGAAACTGTATAGGTAaggcctgtcagggttccctccccactgtgaactctagggtacatgcatgaaaggccccctaagcttatttttaccagcttaggttaaaaacttccccaaggcacaaatccttccttgtccttgggtgggtactgctgccaccaccaagtgagttagacaaaaattcaggaaaaaggccacttggagttcctgtttccctaatatatccccccaagccccttcaccccctttcctggggaggcttgagaataatataccaatcaaataggtaaaccaggtgagcatagaccagacccttgggGTTTTAGGACACTACACTACACTAAAAagcccaatcagattcttaaaaacagaactttagaataaagaaaagaaaaagcacctctgtaaaattagtatggaagataactttacagggtattcagattcaaaacatgggattcccctctaggcaaaactttaaagttacaaaaaaacggTATAAAcgtccctcttagcacagggaaaattcacaagctaaaagaAAGCTAAGTATAGCAAGAGAATGCGTTAGTTTATAATTTGTAATCTTAAAGGCCTATTTCAGGTATGGTTTTAGGagaggtttgggttttttctgCCTGGTCCCCCTCTCTGTCCCAAGAGAACACAGAGAAAAACTTTCagatctgtgggggaagggatcttctccccttattggtccttttggtcaggtgccaaccaggttatctgagcttcttaaccctttacaggtaaaggaaggattttatgctacccttagctgtatgtttatgacagggccttaccaaattctctgccatgaaaaatgtgttagGGACtgggaaatctggtcttttgtgacttttaccctatgctatatagacttcatgggggagaccagtgttcctgaaatgtgggggtcctgccccaaagggaattgcaggggggAGTTCccaagttttttggggggggggtgaggagggtttGCAGTTATTACCATCCTTccttctgtcttcagagctgggcacccagagaGTGGCAGTttttggctgggtgcccagctctgaaagcagcagctcaaattaagggtggcaataccacaccatgccatccttatttctgtactgctgtgagctgctgctctccagccaccctgCTCTGACGGTAGTACCTCAACTCCCCCCTAAATAACCTTACAAACtctgccccccaactcctttttgggtctgGACTCCTAAAATTACagcactgaaatttcagatttaaatacttgaaatcatgaaatttacaacttttaaaatcctatgaccatgtagcagatgacagaacaaggagtaatgatctcaagttgt comes from Lepidochelys kempii isolate rLepKem1 chromosome 21, rLepKem1.hap2, whole genome shotgun sequence and encodes:
- the LOC140901473 gene encoding tubulin alpha-1C chain-like isoform X1 translates to MGAGAPYIRWVPGRPALLLRCCSDPSRVCCYRRPRPSAGDMRECISVHVGQAGVQIGNACWELYCLEHGIQPNGTMPSDKTIGGGDDSFNTFFSETGAGKHVPRAVFVDLEPAVIDEVRNGTYKQLFHPEQLISGKEDAANNYARGHYTVGKEIIDLVLERTRKLADQCTGLQGFLIFHSFGGGTGSGFTSLLMERLSVDYGKKSKLEFAIYPAPQVSTAVVEPYNSILTTHTTLEHSDCAFMVDNEAIYDICRRNLDIERPTYTNLNRLIGQIVSSITASLRFDGALNVDLTEFQTNLVPYPRIHFPLVTYSPIISAEKAYHEQLSVSEITNACFEPSNQMVKCDPRHGKYMACCMLYRGDVVPKDVNAAIAAIKTKRTIQFVDWCPTGFKVGINYQPPTVVPGGDLAKVQRAVCMLSNTTAIAEAWARLDHKFDLMYAKRAFVHWYVGEGMEEGEFSEAREDLAALEKDYEEVGTDSIDGEDEGEEY
- the LOC140901473 gene encoding tubulin alpha-1C chain-like isoform X2; amino-acid sequence: MGDDGGRGSLYKRECISVHVGQAGVQIGNACWELYCLEHGIQPNGTMPSDKTIGGGDDSFNTFFSETGAGKHVPRAVFVDLEPAVIDEVRNGTYKQLFHPEQLISGKEDAANNYARGHYTVGKEIIDLVLERTRKLADQCTGLQGFLIFHSFGGGTGSGFTSLLMERLSVDYGKKSKLEFAIYPAPQVSTAVVEPYNSILTTHTTLEHSDCAFMVDNEAIYDICRRNLDIERPTYTNLNRLIGQIVSSITASLRFDGALNVDLTEFQTNLVPYPRIHFPLVTYSPIISAEKAYHEQLSVSEITNACFEPSNQMVKCDPRHGKYMACCMLYRGDVVPKDVNAAIAAIKTKRTIQFVDWCPTGFKVGINYQPPTVVPGGDLAKVQRAVCMLSNTTAIAEAWARLDHKFDLMYAKRAFVHWYVGEGMEEGEFSEAREDLAALEKDYEEVGTDSIDGEDEGEEY